Proteins found in one Saccharomyces mikatae IFO 1815 strain IFO1815 genome assembly, chromosome: 5 genomic segment:
- the RSM18 gene encoding mitochondrial 37S ribosomal protein bS18m (similar to Saccharomyces cerevisiae RSM18 (YER050C); ancestral locus Anc_7.223) has product MFKINTNIGMHIQNGILPNIKWAANSPFKRALYNFGVKEKKSVNIEMGRAQQNKKIDQSLSKRLPKGTIYDPFDFSMGRIHLDRKYQANKSASRNDIMKSGANPLEFYARPRILSRYVTSTGRIQHRDVTGLSAKNQRRLSKAIRRCQAIGLM; this is encoded by the coding sequence ATGTTCAAGATTAACACTAATATAGGCATGCATATTCAGAATGGTATACTGCCTAACATCAAGTGGGCGGCAAACTCCCCATTTAAGCGTGCCCTCTACAACTTTGGAgtaaaagagaagaaaagtgtCAATATTGAAATGGGGAGAGCGCAAcagaataagaaaattgatCAGTCGTTATCTAAAAGACTTCCTAAAGGTACAATCTATGACCCGTTTGATTTTTCCATGGGCCGAATTCATCTGGATAGAAAATATCAGGCAAATAAGAGCGCTAGCAGAAATGATATAATGAAATCCGGTGCAAACCCACTAGAGTTTTATGCAAGACCAAGAATACTTTCCAGATATGTCACCTCAACAGGGAGGATCCAACATAGGGACGTTACAGGCTTATCGGCAAAAAATCAGAGAAGACTATCTAAAGCCATAAGACGGTGCCAGGCAATAGGATTAATGTAA
- the JHD1 gene encoding [Histone H3]-lysine-36 demethylase (similar to Saccharomyces cerevisiae JHD1 (YER051W); ancestral locus Anc_7.224) has translation MQDANICTHCQLAENPDASFWVKCDSCPQWVHVKCIPLKRIHYSNLVSSGDLTYPSSTKEIRSYRCSKHKEDEYLTVSAFVIRKGKRQRNVENAEDIHVNKRYNFRNNQVIDYIALNEGEAKREKMKHPHKDSFMNCFEKWQNNSNIMSAADFTAKFDDIKEPYKISDPLNSGVYVPKMETHDGFLTVHDITEIIGENYRVDVMDVQTQMNESWTLGSWNEYFTNTEPDNRDRIRNVISLEVSNIEALELERPTVVRQNDLVDRIWSFDKRLGQNDKKKKEEDDPRPKVKKYILMSVKDAYTDFHLDFAGTSVYYNVISGRKNFLLFPPTQLNIEKYVEWSLEEHQNSVFLGDVLQDGIAMELNAGDLFMIPAGYIHAVYTPVDSLVFGGNFLTIRDLQTHLKIVEIERLTKVPKRFTFPKFNQVMGKLCEFLVLNKINATGYDTDGDLITKTTDAAIQSLYVYLTKPEVKYRPLNFTSRKQLAKALADLIS, from the coding sequence ATGCAGGATGCCAATATATGTACTCATTGCCAACTGGCTGAAAATCCAGATGCATCATTTTGGGTGAAATGTGACAGTTGCCCGCAGTGGGTGCACGTGAAGTGCATACCATTGAAACGCATTCACTATTCAAATCTTGTGAGTTCTGGAGATCTCACTTATCCAAGTTCTACTAAAGAGATCAGAAGTTACCGGTGTTCTAAGCATAAGGAGGACGAATATCTTACCGTTTCTGCTTTTGTTATACGAAAAGGAAAGCGGCAGAGAAATGTTGAGAACGCAGAAGATATTCACGTAAATAAGCGATATAACTTCAGAAACAATCAGGTAATTGACTATATTGCTCTGAATGAGGGAGAAgcaaaaagagagaaaatgaaacatcCTCACAAGGACAGCTTTATGAACTGTTTTGAGAAGTGGCAAAATAATTCAAACATTATGAGTGCTGCTGACTTTACTGCcaaatttgatgacatAAAAGAGCCGTATAAGATAAGCGACCCTCTAAATAGCGGTGTATATGTACCAAAGATGGAAACGCACGATGGATTTCTGACTGTTCATGATATCACAGAAATAATCGGCGAGAATTATCGTGTTGACGTGATGGACGTTCAAACGCAAATGAATGAGAGTTGGACCTTGGGTTCTTGGAATGAATATTTTACAAACACCGAGCCAGATAATAGGGATCGAATAAGAAACGTTATATCATTAGAAGTATCGAATATCGAGGCCTTAGAGCTAGAAAGGCCCACAGTAGTGAGGCAGAATGATCTTGTTGATCGAATTTGGAGCTTTGATAAACGATTAGGACAGAAcgataaaaagaagaaagaagaggatgaCCCCAGAccaaaagtgaaaaaatatatcttAATGTCTGTAAAGGATGCGTATACAGATTTTCATCTTGATTTTGCTGGTACGTCTGTTTATTATAACGTCATCTCGGGAAGAAAGaactttttattgtttccaCCTACTCAATTAAATATAGAGAAGTATGTTGAGTGGTCTTTGGAAGAGCATCAAAATAGTGTTTTTCTTGGTGATGTCCTTCAGGATGGCATTGCGATGGAACTAAATGCTGGTGATTTGTTTATGATTCCAGCCGGATATATCCATGCAGTTTATACACCAGTTGACTCATTGGTCTTTGgaggaaattttttgaccATCCGTGACTTGCAGACTCACCTTAAAATTGTCGAAATTGAAAGATTAACAAAGGTTCCTAAAAGATTCACATTTCCCAAGTTTAATCAAGTGATGGGTAAATTATGCGAGTTTCTGGTGCTTAACAAAATTAACGCCACTGGTTATGATACTGATGGGGATTTAATTACGAAGACAACTGACGCTGCGATTCAATCACTTTATGTATACCTTACAAAACCTGAAGTTAAGTACAGGCCTCTCAATTTTACTTCAAGGAAACAATTAGCGAAAGCTTTGGCCGATCTTATTTCCTAG
- the HOM3 gene encoding aspartate kinase (similar to Saccharomyces cerevisiae HOM3 (YER052C); ancestral locus Anc_7.226): MPMDFQPTSSHSNWVVQKFGGTSVGKFPVQIVDEIVKYYSNPDGPNNNVAVVCSARSSYTKAEGTTSRLLKCCDLASQESEFQEIIEVIRQDHIDNADRFILNPALQAKLVDDTNKELELVKKYLNASKVLGEVSSRTVDLVMSCGEKLSCLFITALCNDRGCKAKYVDLSHIVPSDFSASALDNSFYTFLVQALKEKLAPFLSAKERTVPVFTGFFGLVPTGLLNGVGRGYTDLCAALIAVAVNADELQVWKEVDGIFTADPRKVPEARLLDSVTPEEASELTYYGSEVIHPFTMEQVIRAKIPIRIKNVQNPLGNGTIIYPDNVAKKGESTPPHPPENLSSSFYEKRKRGATAITTKNDIVVINIHSNKKTLSHGFLAQIFTILDKYKLVVDLISTSEVHVSMALPIPDADSLKSLRQAEEKLRILGSVDITKKLSIVSLVGKHMKQYIGIAGTMFTTLAEEGINIEMISQGANEINISCVINESDSIKALQCIHSKLLSERTNTSNQFEHAIDERLEQLKRLGI, encoded by the coding sequence ATGCCAATGGATTTTCAACCTACATCAAGTCACTCAAACTGGGTCGTGCAAAAGTTCGGCGGTACTTCTGTCGGTAAGTTCCCCGTCCAAATAGTGGATGAAATTGTGAAATACTATTCCAATCCTGATGGCCCAAACAATAATGTCGCTGTAGTTTGTTCGGCCCGTTCCTCATACACCAAGGCAGAAGGTACCACTTCACGTCTCTTAAAATGTTGTGACTTAGCTTCCCAAGAATCTGAATTCCAAGAAATCATTGAGGTTATTAGACAAGATCATATCGATAATGCTGACCGTTTTATTCTCAATCCTGCGTTACAAGCCAAATTAGTCGACGATACCAATAAGGAATTGGAACTAGTTAAAAAATACTTGAACGCTTCAAAAGTTCTAGGTGAAGTCAGTTCACGTACTGTAGATCTGGTGATGTCATGCGGTGAGAAGTTAAGCTGTTTATTCATTACCGCCTTATGTAATGACCGCGGTTGCAAAGCCAAATATGTGGATTTAAGCCACATTGTTCCTTCTGATTTCAGCGCCAGCGCTTTAGATAACAGTTTCTACACTTTCCTAGTTCAAgcattgaaagaaaaattggctCCATTTCTAAGTGCTAAAGAACGTACTGTCCCAGTATTTACTGGGTTTTTCGGTTTAGTTCCAACAGGTCTTCTGAATGGTGTTGGTCGTGGCTATACCGATTTATGCGCTGCTTTGATAGCCGTCGCTGTAAATGCTGATGAACTACAAGTTTGGAAAGAAGTGGATGGTATTTTCACTGCTGATCCTCGCAAAGTTCCTGAAGCGCGTTTGTTAGATAGCGTTACTCCAGAGGAAGCTTCTGAGTTAACATACTATGGTTCCGAAGTTATACATCCTTTCACTATGGAACAAGTTATTAGAGCTAAGATTCCCATTAGAATCaaaaatgttcaaaatCCATTGGGTAACGGTACCATTATTTATCCAGATAATGTGGCAAAGAAGGGTGAATCTACTCCTCCACATCCTCCTGAGAACTTGTCCTCATCCTTctatgaaaaaagaaaaagaggtGCCACTGCCATCACCACTAAGAATGACATTGTTGTCATCAACATTCATTCCAATAAGAAGACACTATCTCATGGTTTCTTGGCTCAAATATTTACCATTCTGGATAAGTACAAGCTAGTCGTCGATTTGATATCTACCTCTGAAGTCCATGTTTCAATGGCTTTACCCATTCCAGACGCAGACTCATTGAAGTCTCTGAGACAAGCTGAGGAAAAACTGAGAATTTTAGGTTCTGTTGATATTACAAAAAAGTTATCTATTGTCTCATTAGTCGGAaaacatatgaaacaatacATTGGTATTGCTGGTACCATGTTCACTACTCTAGCTGAAGAAGGTATCAACATTGAAATGATTTCTCAAGGTGCTAACGAAATAAACATATCTTGTGTTATCAATGAATCAGACTCTATAAAGGCGCTACAATGTATTCACTCTAAGTTACTAAGTGAGCGGACAAATACTTCAAATCAATTTGAACATGCCATTGATGAACGTTTAgaacaattgaaaagacTTGGAATTTGa
- the PIC2 gene encoding Cu/Pi carrier (similar to Saccharomyces cerevisiae PIC2 (YER053C); ancestral locus Anc_7.228) has protein sequence MESNKQSRKIQLYTKEFYATCTLGGIIACGPTHSSITPLDLVKCRLQVNPKLYSSNLDGFRKIIANEGWKKVYTGFGATFVGYSLQGAGKYGGYEYFKHLYSNWLSPGVTVYLMASATAEFLADIMLCPFEAIKVKQQTTMPPYCNNVVDGWKKMYAESGGMKAFYKGIVPLWCRQIPYTMCKFTSFEKIVQKIYSVLPKKKEEMNALQQISVSFVGGYLAGILCAAVSHPADVMVSKINSERKANESMSVASKRIYQKIGFAGLWNGLMVRIVMIGTLTSFQWLIYDSFKAYVGLPTTG, from the coding sequence ATGGAGTCTAATAAACAATCACGTAAAATACAATTATATACAAAAGAATTTTATGCAACATGTACCTTAGGTGGTATAATTGCGTGTGGTCCAACACATTCTTCAATCACCCCATTAGATCTTGTAAAGTGTAGGCTACAAGTCAATCCGAAATTATACTCTTCAAATTTAGATGGGTTCCGTAAAATCATTGCCAATGAAGGCTGGAAAAAAGTGTACACTGGGTTTGGCGCTACATTTGTCGGCTATTCTTTACAAGGTGCAGGGAAGTATGGTGGTTATGAGTACTTCAAGCATTTGTATTCTAACTGGTTAAGTCCAGGTGTCACAGTTTACCTAATGGCTTCAGCTACCGCTGAATTTCTTGCGGATATTATGCTGTGTCCATTCGAAGCAATAAAGGTTAAACAACAAACCACAATGCCGCCCTACTGCAATAATGTTGTTGATGgttggaagaaaatgtaTGCAGAAAGTGGCGGCATGAAGGCATTTTATAAGGGCATTGTTCCTCTGTGGTGCAGACAGATTCCGTACACAATGTGTAAGTTTACCTCATTCGAAAAGattgttcaaaaaatatacagTGTCTTacccaagaaaaaagaagaaatgaacGCATTGCAGCAAATATCTGTAAGTTTTGTAGGTGGTTATCTGGCCGGTATATTATGTGCTGCTGTGTCACATCCTGCAGACGTCATGGTTTCCAAGATCAATAGTGAAAGAAAAGCTAATGAATCCATGTCTGTGGCCTCTAAGAGAATATACCAAAAAATCGGGTTTGCTGGGCTGTGGAATGGGTTGATGGTAAGAATTGTCATGATTGGTACTTTGACGAGTTTCCAATGGCTAATTTATGATTCGTTTAAAGCTTACGTAGGCTTACCAACTACCGGCTAG
- the SMKI05G1330 gene encoding uncharacterized protein (similar to Saccharomyces cerevisiae YER053C-A; ancestral locus Anc_7.229) — MQDLEIFLSIFAFIFVFYFGAHRTVMNRNKSDVPYLQ; from the coding sequence ATGCAAGatttagaaatttttttgagtatTTTCGCTTTCATCTTCGTTTTCTACTTCGGCGCTCATAGAACGGTCATGAACAGAAACAAGAGTGATGTGCCTTACTTGCAGTGA
- the GIP2 gene encoding Gip2p (similar to Saccharomyces cerevisiae GIP2 (YER054C) and PIG2 (YIL045W); ancestral locus Anc_7.230) — MYIKAEQKPQHFQKNEKLDRDKHQILPDLETKFKGCIVNTELYKKGPNTSNEETLNSLKFLHKPQRVTQMKANRFPEEEVQRNTDLNKRIFSANNDENVENEDGWSRGGFANHRTGVVPLNSSAKPPFKIELPPLSPKSTIPNSFQAEYSEAKSPGNDMNFEYDEEILIPFAPPVYKKSGELLKSSLKRRSKSLPTTPGIRSGNGGQARDGSPMLLRSKSVHFDQAAPVKYFAEDESPINVNKTEQHDNCLSFKHKAVNLMVDPEEEAKMLSSGLETTSIDNDLTTVAPKSFTHPAKNSNPGNSRDTNTTKLRKSKRFQNLLKNKIPKSNKSSLNSSSGDEVSDRSSTNYFVVGLYSKNFPILSNKNPKSLKLNIFINLSQNKKVFLQELSLYIHRGNDSFLNPSSLNSSPNGRYGNDRNNVTSGYNAGCTRLIAGRILVKNIFYDKRVVVRYTWNGWRTAHEVECVYISDGDGILPGTNMDIFHFIIDDASKVDPRGRLEFCTHYSTRNDHEREEYWDNNNGNNYKVDVVMDGFNDPFAAVS, encoded by the coding sequence ATGTATATCAAGGCAGAACAGAAACCCCAACACTTTCAGAAGAATGAGAAGCTAGACAGAGATAAACACCAAATCCTACCAGATCTCGAAACAAAATTTAAGGGTTGTATAGTCAATACAGAATTATACAAGAAAGGTCCTAATACAAGTAATGAAGAGACTTTGAACTCcttaaaatttttacatAAGCCTCAAAGAGTAACTCAAATGAAAGCTAACAGGTTTCCCGAAGAAGAAGTACAAAGGAACACTGACTtgaataaaagaattttctCTGCAAACAATGATGAGAATGTTGAGAACGAGGACGGGTGGTCAAGAGGTGGCTTCGCTAACCATCGTACTGGAGTAGTACCACTAAACAGCAGTGCAAAACCTCCGTTCAAGATAGAGCTGCCTCCTCTTTCTCCCAAATCCACCAtaccaaattcttttcagGCTGAATATTCAGAGGCTAAATCACCTGGCAATGATATGAATTTCGAAtacgatgaagaaattcttATTCCATTTGCACCCCCTGTATATAAGAAATCAGGTGAACTATTGAAGAGCTcgttgaaaagaagatctaAATCACTACCTACAACTCCGGGTATAAGGAGTGGGAATGGTGGCCAAGCAAGAGATGGTAGCCCAATGTTGCTTAGAAGCAAAAGTGTTCATTTTGATCAAGCTGCGCCCGTAAAGTATTTTGCTGAGGATGAAAGTCCCATAAACGTAAATAAAACTGAACAACACGATAATTGCTTAAGCTTTAAGCACAAGGCAGTGAATCTAATGGTAGACCCAGAAGAAGAGGCAAAAATGCTGTCGTCTGGGCTAGAAACAACGTCCATAGATAACGACTTGACAACAGTCGCTCCAAAAAGTTTTACGCATCCCGctaaaaattcaaatccaGGCAATAGTCGAGACACCAATACAACCAAATTaaggaaaagtaaaagattTCAGAATCTCctcaaaaacaaaataccAAAATCTAATAAAAGTTCTCTGAACAGTAGCAGTGGCGACGAAGTTTCAGACCGTAGTTCAACAAACtattttgttgttggaTTATATAGCAAAAATTTCCCCATTTTGAGCAACAAGAACCCCAAAAGTTTAAAGCTGaacatttttatcaacttatcacaaaacaagaaagtttttttacAAGAACTATCATTATACATCCACAGAGGtaatgattcttttttgaaccCTTCTTCCCTTAACAGTAGCCCCAACGGTCGCTATGGCAATGATCGTAACAATGTTACCAGCGGTTATAACGCCGGCTGTACAAGATTAATTGCGGGAAGAATATTAGTGAAAAACATATTCTATGACAAAAGGGTGGTTGTACGATATACTTGGAATGGCTGGAGAACAGCACATGAAGTGGAATGTGTTTATATCAGCGATGGAGATGGAATATTACCAGGTACCAATATGgacatttttcatttcatcatcGATGATGCCAGCAAAGTCGATCCCCGCGGCAGGCTAGAATTTTGTACACATTACTCTACACGAAATGACCATGAGCGCGAAGAGTACTGGGACAACAATAACGGGAACAATTATAAAGTTGATGTTGTCATGGATGGCTTCAATGATCCGTTCGCGGCAGTAAGCTAA
- the HIS1 gene encoding ATP phosphoribosyltransferase (similar to Saccharomyces cerevisiae HIS1 (YER055C); ancestral locus Anc_7.232) encodes MDLVNHLNDRLLFAIPKKGRLYSKCVSILNGADINFHRSQRLDIALCTSLPIALIFLPAADIPTFVGEGKCDLGITGVDQVRESDVDVDLAIDLKFGNCKLQVQVPVNGEYKKPEQLIGKTIVTSFVRLAEKYFAELEGTTIEKMTTKIKYVGGSVEASCALGIGDAIVDLVESGETMRAAGLIDIATVLDTSAYLIESKNPKSDKALIATIKSRIEGVMTAQKFVSCIYNAPEDKLPELLKVTPGRRAPTISKIDDEGWFSVSSMIERKTKGVILDELKRLGASDIMVFEISNCRV; translated from the coding sequence atGGATTTGGTGAACCATCTAAATGATAGACTGCTGTTTGCGATCCCAAAGAAAGGTCGTTTATATTCTAAATGTGTTTCCATTTTAAATGGTGCTGACATCAACTTTCATCGCTCTCAAAGATTAGATATAGCACTATGCACAAGTTTACCAATAgcattgatttttttgcctGCTGCAGATATTCCAACTTTTGTGGGTGAAGGTAAATGTGACCTTGGTATAACCGGTGTTGACCAAGTTCGTGAATCTGATGTCGACGTGGATTTGGCAattgatttgaaatttggtAACTGTAAATTACAGGTACAAGTCCCCGTAAATGGCGAATATAAGAAACCAGAACAATTAATTGGAAAAACCATTGTTACCAGTTTTGTCAGACTTGCTGAAAAGTACTTCGCAGAATTGGAAGGAACTActatagaaaaaatgacaacaaAGATAAAGTATGTTGGTGGTTCCGTAGAGGCATCTTGCGCCCTGGGAATTGGTGACGCTATTGTGGATCTTGTAGAAAGTGGTGAGACAATGAGGGCAGCTGGTTTGATTGATATTGCCACTGTTCTAGACACAAGTGCCTACCTAATAGAATCGAAGAATCCAAAGAGCGATAAAGCTTTGATTGCTACCATCAAGTCAAGAATCGAGGGTGTCATGACCGCTCAAAAATTTGTCTCATGTATTTATAATGCGCCTGAAGATAAACTGCCAGAACTGTTGAAAGTGACGCCTGGGCGCAGAGCACCAACGATTTCAAAGATCGACGATGAAGGATGGTTCTCTGTTAGTTCTATGATAGAGAGAAAGACAAAGGGTGTTATTTTAGATGAACTAAAAAGACTTGGTGCATCTGACATTATGGTCTTTGAAATTTCGAATTGTCGTGTATAA
- the FCY2 gene encoding purine-cytosine permease (similar to Saccharomyces cerevisiae FCY2 (YER056C); ancestral locus Anc_7.236): MLEEGNNVYEIQDLEKRSPVIGSSLENEKKVAASETFTATSEDDQQYIVESSEATKLSFFQTFFVSLNAETKGVEPVTEDEKTDDSIINAASMWFSANMVIAAYALGALGPMVFGLNFGQSVFVIIFFNILGLISVAFFSIFGAELGLRQMILSRYLIGNVTARIFSLINVIACVGWGIVNTSVSAQLLNMVNEGSGHVCPIWAGCLIIVGGTVLVTFFGYGVIHAYEKWSWVPNFAVFLVIIAQLSRSGKFKGGEWVGGSTTAGGVLSFGSSIFGFAAGWTTYASDYTVYMPKRTNKYKIFFSLVAGLAFPLFFTMILGAASAMAALNDETWKAYYDKNAMGGVIYAILVPNSLHGFGQFCCVLLALSTIANNIPNMYTVALSAQALWAPLAKVPRVVWTMAGNAATLGISIPATYYFDSFMENFMDSIGYYLAIYIAIACSEHFFYRRSFSAYKVEDWDNWNGLPIGIAGTSALIVGAFGVALGMCQTYWVGEIGRLIGKYGGDIGFELGASWAFIIYNILRPLEIKYFGR; this comes from the coding sequence ATGTTGGAAGAGGGTAATAATGTTTACGAAATCCAGGACTTAGAGAAAAGATCACCTGTAATAGGCTCAAGTTTGgaaaacgaaaagaaagtagCTGCCTCTGAAACTTTTACAGCAACTTCCGAAGATGACCAACAATACATCGTTGAATCATCAGAGGCCACAAAATTATCattctttcaaactttttttgtcaGTTTAAATGCAGAAACAAAGGGTGTTGAACCAGTCACAGAGGATGAGAAAACTGATGACTCTATAATAAATGCTGCCTCCATGTGGTTTTCAGCTAATATGGTCATCGCAGCATATGCCCTAGGTGCCTTAGGTCCCATGGTGTTCGGTCTAAATTTTGGCCAAAGTGTTTTtgttatcattttcttcaatatattGGGTTTGATATCTGTTgccttcttttctatttttggCGCAGAACTTGGTCTAAGACAGATGATATTGTCCAGATATTTGATTGGTAATGTAACGgcaagaattttttctctaatCAACGTTATCGCATGTGTCGGTTGGGGTATTGTGAACACATCAGTTTCAGCGCAACTGTTGAATATGGTGAATGAAGGCTCTGGCCATGTTTGTCCTATTTGGGCTGGTTGTTTGATCATTGTTGGTGGTACCGTGCTTGTGACTTTCTTTGGTTATGGAGTCATTCATGCGTATGAAAAATGGTCGTGGGTGCCAAACTTTGCCGTTTTTTTAGTCATTATTGCTCAACTTTCGAGATCTGGAAAGTTTAAGGGTGGTGAATGGGTAGGTGGTTCTACTACTGCTGGTGGGGTTCTTTCCTTTGGTTCCTCTATTTTCGGTTTTGCTGCAGGGTGGACGACATATGCATCTGACTACACTGTGTATATGCCTAAGAGAACAAACAAGTacaagattttcttttccctAGTCGCTGGTTTAGCGTTCCCTCTGTTTTTCACTATGATTCTTGGAGCTGCTTCTGCTATGGCTGCCCTTAATGATGAAACCTGGAAGGCATATTATGATAAAAACGCTATGGGTGGTGTTATATATGCTATCTTGGTTCCTAACTCTTTACACGGGTTTGGTCAATTCTGTTGCGTTTTATTGGCATTGTCCACTATTGCCAACAACATTCCAAACATGTACACCGTTGCTTTATCAGCACAGGCTTTATGGGCACCTTTGGCTAAAGTACCGAGAGTGGTCTGGACAATGGCAGGTAATGCTGCAACGTTAGGTATTTCCATCCCCGCCACATATTACTTTGATAGCTTCATGGAGAATTTCATGGATTCTATCGGTTATTATCTGGCTATTTATATTGCCATCGCATGTTCAGAGCACTTCTTCTACAGACGTTCGTTCAGTGCTTACAAAGTTGAAGACTGGGATAATTGGAACGGTCTACCTATTGGTATTGCAGGTACTTCTGCATTAATTGTCGGTGCCTTCGGTGTTGCATTGGGTATGTGTCAAACCTACTGGGTTGGTGAAATCGGTCGTTTAATCGGTAAGTATGGTGGTGATATTGGGTTTGAGTTAGGTGCAAGTTGGGCCTTCATAATCTATAACATCCTAAGACCTTTagaaatcaaatatttCGGTCGTTAA
- the RPL34A gene encoding 60S ribosomal protein eL34 (similar to Saccharomyces cerevisiae RPL34A (YER056C-A) and RPL34B (YIL052C); ancestral locus Anc_7.237), translated as MAQRVTFRRRNPYNTRSNKIKVVKTPGGILRAQHVKKLATRPKCGDCGNALQGISTLRPRQYATVSKTHKTVSRAYGGSRCANCVKERIVRAFLIEEQKIVKKVVKEQTEAAKKSEKKAKK; from the exons ATGGCTCAACGTGTTACtttcagaagaagaaatccaT ACAACACCCGTTCTAACAAAATCAAGGTTGTTAAGACCCCAGGTGGTATTTTGCGTGCCCAACATGTTAAGAAGTTAGCTACTAGACCAAAGTGTGGTGACTGTGGTAACGCTTTACAAGGTATTTCTACTTTGAGACCAAGACAATACGCTACTGTTTCCAAGACCCATAAGACTGTCTCCAGAGCTTATGGTGGTTCCAGATGTGCCAACTGTGTCAAGGAAAGAATTGTTAGAGCTTTCTTGATcgaagaacaaaagattGTCAAGAAGGTTGTCAAGGAACAAACTGAAGCTGCCAAGAAATCCGAAAAGAAGGCTAAGAAATAA
- the HMF1 gene encoding putative isoleucine biosynthesis protein HMF1 (similar to Saccharomyces cerevisiae HMF1 (YER057C) and MMF1 (YIL051C); ancestral locus Anc_7.238): MATKLTPVICESAPAAAASYSHAMKVNNLIFLSGQIPVTSDNKLVEGSIADKAEQVIQNIKNVLESSNSSLDRVVKVNIFLADINHFAEFNTVYAKYFSTHKPARSCVAVAALPLGVDMEMEAIAAERD, encoded by the coding sequence ATGGCCACCAAGTTAACTCCAGTCATCTGCGAATCCGCTCCTGCAGCAGCAGCTTCATATTCCCATGCTATGAAAGTAAACAATTTGATTTTCCTTTCTGGGCAAATTCCAGTGACCTCAGACAACAAGTTGGTTGAAGGATCCATTGCCGATAAGGCTGAACAAGTGAttcaaaacatcaaaaatgttCTAGAATCAAGTAATTCCTCATTAGATAGAGTCGTCAAGGTTAACATTTTTTTGGCAGATATCAATCACTTTGCTGAATttaacaccgtatatgcCAAGTATTTCTCCACTCACAAACCTGCTAGGTCTTGCGTTGCTGTTGCAGCCTTGCCATTAGGTGTTGACATGGAAATGGAAGCCATTGCTGCAGAAAGAGACTAG
- the PET117 gene encoding Pet117p (similar to Saccharomyces cerevisiae PET117 (YER058W); ancestral locus Anc_7.239) — translation MSRASKITFTVSCLITAVTVVGVHYVQEMERETLHQGPIKDAKRVEEKRLRNLNGASSLDPTKQKKRYFNMSEHEEQKELRKKYEAMQPLSGEVVTKDGEVVNKSKK, via the coding sequence ATGAGTAGAGCCAGTAAAATAACGTTCACAGTTTCCTGTCTAATAACTGCAGTGACCGTGGTCGGCGTACACTATGTCCAAGAAATGGAGAGGGAAACTCTGCATCAGGGGCCGATAAAAGATGCTAAACGAGTCGAAGAGAAAAGATTGAGAAACTTAAATGGAGCTTCTTCATTAGATCCtacaaaacaaaagaaaagatactTCAATATGAGTGAGCACGAGGAACAGAAAGAGTTGCGGAAGAAATATGAAGCTATGCAACCGCTTAGTGGGGAAGTCGTTACCAAAGACGGAGAGGTGGTTAATAAATCTAAGAAATAA